Proteins from a single region of Argopecten irradians isolate NY chromosome 7, Ai_NY, whole genome shotgun sequence:
- the LOC138328242 gene encoding LOW QUALITY PROTEIN: uncharacterized protein (The sequence of the model RefSeq protein was modified relative to this genomic sequence to represent the inferred CDS: deleted 2 bases in 1 codon; substituted 1 base at 1 genomic stop codon) has translation MPRGLGIRKRRGPGVALSPPPEKRKGGRRAVPLPKRRRPPLARPGGRLHVVSCQRYQXELEEVQVEDGITGMGIEPEPQMLLNVHDNGYNNSTTPEIEIIPLESDSIGDHVPRAIKQKIWGHEYINLALLLKGYSELNDFCTSAPMVVGSSGMIETRPPTCKEKIPNVEKWTDAFHIYMSIYLERFPAKVQELLQYVKTIRGAACQGVPGGWRVYDEQFRARLSQSPGLAWNQINSNLWLRVMTPQAGGMGKNNVVKGGNKEWGGKHSKPSPCFGFNRGKCTYSNCRYTHVCSICAADHSALQCTKSFRPSAASSSQGKKTHGSVQSGKNPNK, from the exons ATGCCAAGAGGTCTTGGAATTAGGAAGCGGCGAGGTCCCGGGGTGGCTTTGTCTCCGCCCCCAGAGAAAAGAAAAGGGGGAAGGCGAGCAGTTCCCCTCCCAAAAAGACGGAGACCGCCGCTGGCGAGACCCGGAGGGAGACTCCACGTGGTCAGCTGCCAGAGGTACCAGTAG GAGCTAGAGGAGGTGCAAGTGGAGGATGGGATCACAGGTATGGGCATAGAGCCCGAACCGCAGATGTTATTAAATGTACATGATAATGGTTACAATAATAGCACTACCCCCGAGATCGAAATTATCCCCCTGGAGTCCGACTCCATCGGTGACCATGTGCCCCGGgctataaaacaaaaaatctggGGTCACGAGTATATAAATTTGGCCCTTCTTTTAAAGGGCTACTCAGAATTGAATGACTTTTGCACTAGTGCGCCGATGGTTGTCGGATCCAGTGGGATGATAGAGACCCGCCCCCCTActtgtaaagaaaaaataccaaatgtGGAGAAATGGACAGATGCTTTCCACATTTATATGTCCATTTATTTGGAAAGATTCCCCGCTAAGGTACAGGAACTTTTGCAGTATGTAAAAACAATACGTGGGGCAGCTTGTCAGGGTGTGCCGGGGGGTTGGCGAGTGTATGATGAGCAATTTAGGGCTCGTCTTAGTCAATCTCCTGGTTTAGCATGGAACCAAATTAATTCAAACCTTTGGCTCCGGGTAATGACCCCTCAAGCCGGTGGAATGGGGAAGAACAATGTGGTCAAGGGAGGTAACAAGGAGTGGGGTGGGAAACATTCCAAGCCATCACCTTGCTTTGGCTTCAATAGGGGTAAATGTACGTATAGTAACTGCAGGTACACTCATGTTTGCAGTATTTGTGCTGCTGACCATAGTGCATTGCAGTGCACTAAGTCTTTTCGGCCCTCAGCTGCAAGTTCCAGTCagggaaaaaaaacccatggcAGTGTCCAGTCTGGGAAAAACCCCAATAAAtag